The Pseudomonadota bacterium DNA segment CAGGGCGAAGTTTCAGTTTTTAAGACCATTGATGGCGGAGCCGGCAAGCTTGAATTGACAACCCTGAAAACCGGGGATTGTTTCGGCGAAATGTCTCTGGTTACCGAAATCAAACGAACCGCCGGAGTTGAGACTACCAAGAATTCCTTTATTCTGATGGTTGAACCCGACATCATAAATACCTCCAACGTCTTTCTGCAGCTTAAATTCTATAAACGGTTCTGCGAAATCCTCGTAAGCCGCCTTATCATGGCCAACGAGAGGATGGTAACCCAGGCTGGGGAGCCTGTTAAAGTATCAAGTCCGGATAGAGAAAGGGCAAAAGAAAAAGTTAAGGCCCTTGATGACCGACGGGATGAGCTGTTCGTCAAGCCGAAAGCGGAAGGTCCTGGAAAAAACGTTGCAGAAGGTGGAAGGCTTGGCTCTTTGCCGCCGATGCCGGTGCGGAAGCCTCGGGTATCTCCGGCAAGCATCAGGCGCAAAATAGAGCCGGAATACTACCTGCACGTCAATCCTTCCGTAGCGGAAAGACTTTCGTCTTTCCTGGTTGGGGAGGTTGAGGATACCCGGAGATTTTCGGAGCTGATTCTTTTGGACCCTGTTTTAAGCAGTGTGGTTCTCCAGACCGCAAATTCTTCTTTTTTCAGGCGGGCGGTTACTGTAGCATCAGTGCCTCATGCGATGATTGCCGTTGGTATCAAGCATATTCAGACGGTGATTTCTGAAACCATTGAAAAGAGCAGGGAGATAACGGTTTTTTCAGGGGACGGAAGATTGACCGCGGCCCTGTGGGAGCATTCCGTTGCCGTGGGCAGGATTGCCGCCATGCTCAAGGACGCAATCCGGCTCAACATTTCAGGAGATATTTATCTGGCTGGCTTATTGCATGATTTCGGGATGTTTGCCCTTGACCGGATGGAGCCCAGATTTTATCCGCAGCTTTTGAATCCTGATCACATCTTTCATGATCTGAATGAGTCGGAGAAAGAATATATCGGTATTGATCACGGGCTTGCCGGTTGCTGGATTGCTCAGAAAATGGGGTTGCCTGGAGCATATGCGGACGTCATGCGATTTCATCATTTTCCGGAAAACACCAAGGATAATTTTCTTTCAGTGGCCCTGGTACATATAGCCGATGTAATGGCAACCAGCCGGAAAGTCTGTGTAGGGAACCAAAAGGATGCAAGCGAAGACCTGATTCGCTCTTTTGCCTGGGTGTTGATCCAGGAACAACACAAGGTGTTCATGGAAGTAAACTTAAATGAATTTATCAGTTCCTTTGCTGAAGAAGTAAACAAAGCCTGGGACAGCATAACCGGAGATGTCCTGATTTAATCGGCTCCTGCCTGTTTGGCATGTTTTTTTCGAGCCTGAGGGTTTACCGGCAGGAAAACAGATTCCTGAATCATTCAACTGGAGTGAACTGGTCCTTGCCCGCCCCGCAGACAGGACAGGTCCAGGAAGCGGGCAGGTCTTTGAAATCAGTGCCGGGATCAACGCCGTTTTCCGGGTCGCCTGCCGAAGGATCATAAACATATCCGCACACTTCACATTCATAGCTCTTCATTGTAATTCTCCGTTTTAATAATTCCTGTAGGGGTTTTAAGGTTTGCTTCAGTCTTAATCACATTTACAATGAGATGAAATTAATTTTTCCGCGATGATTTTTTATAATTATCATGGAGCAGTATATGTAGGTCAAGTATTTTGTTAATAACAAACCGTCATTCCGGCACAAGTCTGGGGGCTGTTATTAAAGATCAAAAGGTTGCAACGAACAAAAATGGAAATCGAAAAAACACTGGTTGTAGCTGCAAAAGATATTCGGAAAAGAACCAGGGCGCTCGGGCGTGAAATCACCAGAGATTACGCGAAGAAAGAGCTCCTGGTTATCGGAATCCTAAATGGTGCTTTTATATTTGCGGCGGATTTGGTTCGAGAGATAAACTTGCCCCTTGAGATAGATTTTGTAAGAGTATCCAGCTATGGAACGCAGACCGTTTCATCGGGAGAGCTGAAATTCAGCAAAGGCGTTGAACTTGCAGTCAGCGGCAAAGACGTTCTTCTGGTTGAAGACATTGTTGACACCGGTCTTACGATTAAAAGGTTGAGGCAATACCTTGCCGCATTTTCCCCCAAGTCCATAAAAATCTGCGCTCTGATCGACAAAAAGGAAAGAAGGGAAACAGAAGTTTCAATTGATTATATCGGGTTTGAGGTGTCGCAGGGCTTTCTGGTGGGGTATGGCCTGGACTGCGCTGAGAAATACAGGAATTATCCGGATATTTATCATCTTCGGATTAATACAATTGAGTAACGGTTTCGTGAGACTGGAAAAGACGATGAACCTCCAGGAAAAAGACAGAAAATATCTCTGGCATCCGTATACCCAGATGAAAGACTATGCTCATCGAGACCTGCTGATAATTGACCGGGCGCAAGGCCTCATGCTGTATGATGAAAAGGGTAGGGAGTATTTTGATACCATTTCGTCCTGGTGGTGTATTCTCCATGGCCATAATCATCCTGATATTAAGGCTGCTATCCTGTCGCAACTTGACAGACTGGAACAGGTCCTCCTTGCCGGCACATCCCATGAACCGGCAATCCTGCTGGCAGAGCAACTTGTACAATGCACTCCGGAACCGCTCACCAAGGTGTTTTTTTCGGATAACGGCTCAACGGCATGTGAAGTTGCGGTAAAAATGTCAATTCAATACTGGCGCCAGTCCGGACAGCCGAAGCGTCATAAAATCGTTGCTATAGAGCGGGGGTACCACGGCGATACAATCGGCACCATGAGTCTTGGCGGAGTGCCGGAGTTTCATGAGGCGTTTGGCTCGATGATGTTCGAATCCCACAGAATACCTTCCCCTTACTGTTATCGCTGTCCCATGGGAAATGAAAAGGATTCCTGCGATCTCGAATGCCTGGTTCCGCTTCAGGAACTCCTGGAAAATGAAGGAGAAACAATTGCCGCCTTTATCCTTGAACCGCTTATTCAGGCAGCGGGCGGCATGATAGTATATCCTGGGCGTTATCTTGCCCGGGCGGTTGAAATTGTCCGAAAATTCGGCGCGCATATTATTTTTGATGAAGTGGCCACCGGTTTCGGCAGGACTGGCCGGATGTTTGCCATGGATCATCAGGGAGTTGTTCCGGATTTTCTCTGTTTGTCCAAAGGCCTGACCGCAGGCGCCCTGCCTATGGCTGCGACCCTTGTAACCGAAGAGGTGTATCAGGGGTTTTACGCCGACTACTCGGAGAATAAAACTTTTTTTCACGGGCACACCTTTACCGGAAACCCGTTATCCGCTTCAGCGGCACTGGGATCGCTTAAAGTTTTTTCCAGGGAAAAACCATTTTCAACAATGCAACGGACCGTGCCGCATTTAAAACAAAGGATGCAGCGATTTCTCGATCTGCCGTGGGTCGGCGATTTTCGCCACCTGGGGATGATTGCCGCAATCGAGCTTGTTAAAGATAAACAAACAAAAAAGCCATTTGATCCGGTTGACAGGGTAGGATGGAAGATTTATTTGAAGGGCCTTGAAAAAGGGCTACTTTTGCGGCCGCTTGGCAACATTATCTACCTCTGGCTGCCTCTATCAACAACAATTTCCGAAATTGACGAGATCACAGAGCGCACCTGGCAGGTTTTATCCAATCCTGAAAATATTTCGGGTTTCTGGAAAAAGCCGGGACGTGGTATACCGACAGAGAAAAGGAAATGAATTTACAGAGTGAGGGCATTCCTCGCTGCTCGGAGTCGATTCTTTCCTGCGTGGGGAGCTTCAATAATAATTTGCAACCTGGATGTTTGTTTAAGGTATGGGTTGGTTTATGACGGGATATGAATTATAATAAAAAAACGGAATTCTTTTTGCTGCGCCCGTAGCTCAGCTGGATAGAGCGTCGGACTTCGAATCCGCAGGCCGGGGGTTCGAATCCCTCCGGGCGCACCAAATGTTTTATGGAGTTACTTCGAGGACAGGGGTTTGTAAATGTCTCAAGCGACGGTTACTCAAAAAAACAGCAGACGACCTGCTTTACTCTTTTTCCTGCTCGTCATTTGTTTTTCTTCGCCGGTCCTGGCGGGAGTCGTGGTGACGCCGGAAATGCTGGCGGGATCAGCCAGTATTATTAAGGAGCTTTCCCCGGCGGAAGCAAAGGAACTTATTGACACGCGAGCGGATTTGGTTGTAATTGATGTGCGAAACTTGAAGGAACTCTCGCATGGTGTTATTCCCGGATCGCTTCTCTTGTCTCTTCCGGATATTGCCAGGAAAAATTATGATTTGCCAAAGAAAACCCCGATTCTTGTTATCTGCACCCTTGGAGGGCGTAGTGATGCCGCCTCTCGATATCTTGCAAAAGATGGGTTTCCGGAAATTTTTTATATAAAAGGCGGGATTGCCGCCTGGAAAAAGGCTGGCTATCCTGTCATGTATTAATCTTTTAGCTGCAAACCAGCTATCACCCTCTCGTTTTAGTCTAACAGCACTCTCATAAAAAACTTAATACAAGGGCGACGACAAAGGAATCAATAATTCCCCTGAGAATATAGCGTAAATCAATATCTCCGAACCAGCTAATGCAGACAAAAGAGGTAAGAACGGCAGTGAATATTTCAGAACAGACAATTGCTATCCACAGAGAGTGCCAGGAATTTATTTTGAGAATTGGGTAAGAAATTTTTTCAGCGGGTAACGATTTTCAAAACTTCCAGGAGATCGATGGCATCTTGCACTTCGGTTTTTTCCTCGGTGATAACAATTTGAAAAAAATCACATTTTGTGCAGTTTTCTAGTTTGGCGGCAAAGTTTCCTTGGACTTTACCTCCGCAATAAGTTCCGGCAATAATCCAGCAGGACCGGCCGGCGTTATCGCCCCGGTGAATACCGTCCATGCTTTTTTCCGTGGAAGCAGGACAGACTCCAAGAGTTATTACATTTTCACCGCCCGGTTCGCGGCCGCATTTTTTAAATTCCCAGCAATTAAGTTTTTTTTTGCTCATAAACCGTTTCATCCTGTAATTGTTTTTCGGGTTGACTACCGGTATTGAACCATCTTTTCAGTACTTAATAAAGTATACACGGGTTTTAGAAAATTATGAATCTAATGTTTATGATAATTAATACTGTCAGAATCTGCCGGTTGAGATTTGAACTAAATTTACTAAGCCAAACAGCCGAACCATAAGATTTGAGTTTATCAATGTTTCCCTTTGCATGTGCAAGGTTTTATCCTGGAATATTAAACATGTTTGAAAAAATAATTTCTGTTATGTTTTGTATTAAGGAATAAAGACCGTAAGGACGTGCTCGGCTTATTGGAATATATCTGGTTTATGTTGAACGAGGTCTGTATGCAAGAAAATGAATCGCAAAAAAAAGTAATGGGCCATGGAAAAACCAAGAAAAAACTTCTTGAATATGTTCGAGAGGTTATGCAATTCAAGCATTATAGCAAGAGAACTGTAGATGTCTATGTCGGCTGGATACAAAAATATATTCTATTTCATAATAAGCGGCACCCCCTGGAGATGGGAACCAAAGAGGTTGAGCAATTTCTTTCTTCCTTGGCAAAAGAAGAAAATGTTTCTCCGTCCACACAAAAGCAGGCGCTTAATGCGCTGGCTTTTCTCCACAGACAGGTACTCAAACAGGATTTTGACTCCAAGGAAATACATGCCGCTGAAGCCTTGAAAAAAAGAAAATTGCCATTGGTGCTCAATAAAAAAGCAATTAAACACATAATTGTATGTATGAGCGGCAAAAACCAGCTCATGGCCAAACTCCTCTACGGCGGTGGACTCAGGCTTATGGAATGTGTAACTCTCCGGGTAAGAGATCTTGATTTTGCGCAGAAAAAAATTCATGTCCGAGATGAAAACGGCGAAGTCCTCCGGTCAACTTTTTTACCGGAACCGATGAGTCAACAGCTTATGGAACATCTTGAAAAAATAAGGGTAAAGCACACCAAAGATTTGGAAAATAAGAGCGGGACTGTTCCGATACCTGAAGCTATATTCAAGCAAAATCCTGAAAAGGAGAAGGATTGGGATTGGAAGTTTGTCTTTCCTGCTGAAAAAATAAGTGTTGATCCGTCGACTGGAAACAATCAGCGACTGCACGTACACGAGTCTTCCCTCCAAAAGGCAATCCGCAAGGCTTCCCAAAAAGCGGGAGTACAAAAAATGGTTTCGCCTCAGACCTTTCGGCACAGCTTTGCTATCCACCTGCTGATGGAGGGGACGGATTTACGGACAATCAAGGAATTACTCGGACACAAGGATTTATCAACGACATTGGTATATGCCCATATCCTTAAAGAGCAGGGAGTGGGGTCGCCGCAGAGTCCCCTTGATTTCTGATTTGAAAATAAAGGCAAAGGATCATTCCCGAGAAGATATTTGATAATTTTCGAAAAAATAGCCAGGGTTCTTGACGGAGTTCAAGGCCTCTGAAATTTTTCATCAAGCGCTATATGAAAGAAGAAAACACCCGCTTCAGGCTGTTTGCCAATACAAATTTCAGCGGATTACGACGGCTTGTTCAGGCTGGATTTTTTTTCTTTGTGCTGTTTGACGGTTGGCGGTTCTACAGGTTTTATCTCTGGGCGAGCGGTAACGCGGAAAAGTATGTGCCCCGGCCGCCCTCTGTAGAAGGGTTTCTGCCAATAAGTGCCTTGATGAGTTTAAAAAAACTGGTTCTCACTGGTCAGTACGACCAGATTCACCCGGCCGGCTTGACGATTTTTATTGCAGCGCTTGCTATCGGACTGTTTCTGAGAAAAGGGTTTTGCGGATGGATTTGTCCGGTAGGATTCACCTCGAACCTGGCAGAGTGGACCGCAAGGAAATTAAACATTCTGATCCGGCTGCCGGCATGGCTTGATTATCCTTTGCTTTCGGTGAAATACCTCCTGCTCGTGTTTTTCCTCTACATAATTATTTGGAAAATGCCCCTTTATGCAATCGAACAGTTTTCGCGAACAACCTACAACATGGTTGCTGATGCCAAGATGCTCATGTTTTTTCTCGATCCGTCAATCTTGAGTCTCTGGGTAATGGGTGTTTTGGTGGTAGTTTCGTTTTTCACCA contains these protein-coding regions:
- a CDS encoding HDOD domain-containing protein, coding for MGTKDARNLDLDQQVNFLKKIAFFDDFDDHELKQFLNVSKWMIVSKDTLLIEENSMGRGFYILVQGEVSVFKTIDGGAGKLELTTLKTGDCFGEMSLVTEIKRTAGVETTKNSFILMVEPDIINTSNVFLQLKFYKRFCEILVSRLIMANERMVTQAGEPVKVSSPDRERAKEKVKALDDRRDELFVKPKAEGPGKNVAEGGRLGSLPPMPVRKPRVSPASIRRKIEPEYYLHVNPSVAERLSSFLVGEVEDTRRFSELILLDPVLSSVVLQTANSSFFRRAVTVASVPHAMIAVGIKHIQTVISETIEKSREITVFSGDGRLTAALWEHSVAVGRIAAMLKDAIRLNISGDIYLAGLLHDFGMFALDRMEPRFYPQLLNPDHIFHDLNESEKEYIGIDHGLAGCWIAQKMGLPGAYADVMRFHHFPENTKDNFLSVALVHIADVMATSRKVCVGNQKDASEDLIRSFAWVLIQEQHKVFMEVNLNEFISSFAEEVNKAWDSITGDVLI
- a CDS encoding rubredoxin, translating into MKSYECEVCGYVYDPSAGDPENGVDPGTDFKDLPASWTCPVCGAGKDQFTPVE
- the hpt gene encoding hypoxanthine phosphoribosyltransferase, which translates into the protein MEIEKTLVVAAKDIRKRTRALGREITRDYAKKELLVIGILNGAFIFAADLVREINLPLEIDFVRVSSYGTQTVSSGELKFSKGVELAVSGKDVLLVEDIVDTGLTIKRLRQYLAAFSPKSIKICALIDKKERRETEVSIDYIGFEVSQGFLVGYGLDCAEKYRNYPDIYHLRINTIE
- the bioA gene encoding adenosylmethionine--8-amino-7-oxononanoate transaminase, whose translation is MNLQEKDRKYLWHPYTQMKDYAHRDLLIIDRAQGLMLYDEKGREYFDTISSWWCILHGHNHPDIKAAILSQLDRLEQVLLAGTSHEPAILLAEQLVQCTPEPLTKVFFSDNGSTACEVAVKMSIQYWRQSGQPKRHKIVAIERGYHGDTIGTMSLGGVPEFHEAFGSMMFESHRIPSPYCYRCPMGNEKDSCDLECLVPLQELLENEGETIAAFILEPLIQAAGGMIVYPGRYLARAVEIVRKFGAHIIFDEVATGFGRTGRMFAMDHQGVVPDFLCLSKGLTAGALPMAATLVTEEVYQGFYADYSENKTFFHGHTFTGNPLSASAALGSLKVFSREKPFSTMQRTVPHLKQRMQRFLDLPWVGDFRHLGMIAAIELVKDKQTKKPFDPVDRVGWKIYLKGLEKGLLLRPLGNIIYLWLPLSTTISEIDEITERTWQVLSNPENISGFWKKPGRGIPTEKRK
- a CDS encoding rhodanese-like domain-containing protein, translating into MSQATVTQKNSRRPALLFFLLVICFSSPVLAGVVVTPEMLAGSASIIKELSPAEAKELIDTRADLVVIDVRNLKELSHGVIPGSLLLSLPDIARKNYDLPKKTPILVICTLGGRSDAASRYLAKDGFPEIFYIKGGIAAWKKAGYPVMY
- a CDS encoding integron integrase — protein: MQENESQKKVMGHGKTKKKLLEYVREVMQFKHYSKRTVDVYVGWIQKYILFHNKRHPLEMGTKEVEQFLSSLAKEENVSPSTQKQALNALAFLHRQVLKQDFDSKEIHAAEALKKRKLPLVLNKKAIKHIIVCMSGKNQLMAKLLYGGGLRLMECVTLRVRDLDFAQKKIHVRDENGEVLRSTFLPEPMSQQLMEHLEKIRVKHTKDLENKSGTVPIPEAIFKQNPEKEKDWDWKFVFPAEKISVDPSTGNNQRLHVHESSLQKAIRKASQKAGVQKMVSPQTFRHSFAIHLLMEGTDLRTIKELLGHKDLSTTLVYAHILKEQGVGSPQSPLDF
- a CDS encoding 4Fe-4S binding protein, translating into MKEENTRFRLFANTNFSGLRRLVQAGFFFFVLFDGWRFYRFYLWASGNAEKYVPRPPSVEGFLPISALMSLKKLVLTGQYDQIHPAGLTIFIAALAIGLFLRKGFCGWICPVGFTSNLAEWTARKLNILIRLPAWLDYPLLSVKYLLLVFFLYIIIWKMPLYAIEQFSRTTYNMVADAKMLMFFLDPSILSLWVMGVLVVVSFFTRNFWCRYLCPYGGLLGILAMASPFQVKRQAANCIECDRCNKVCPGSIRVSGKEKVLSPECIGCMECVAVCPAEDCLSLSISTKRKISVFILPVLVLGVFFLFYLVAQSTGNWNNDMPLDVARRLYSIEISGLAHP